Proteins encoded by one window of Deinococcus radiodurans R1 = ATCC 13939 = DSM 20539:
- a CDS encoding secondary thiamine-phosphate synthase enzyme YjbQ, whose translation MWTQHQLTLPPQRRGFHLITREVVAAVPELAGVQVGLLHVWIQHTSASLTVNENASPDVRRDFERYFNHAVPDGWREFEHTLEGPDDMAAHIKASVLGPSLLLPVSGGRLALGRWQGIFLCEHRDHASARRLVLTLQGEEKQAGK comes from the coding sequence ATGTGGACCCAGCACCAGCTCACCCTGCCTCCGCAGCGGCGCGGTTTTCATCTCATCACCCGCGAGGTCGTGGCGGCGGTGCCCGAGCTGGCCGGGGTGCAGGTCGGGCTGCTGCACGTCTGGATTCAGCACACCTCGGCCAGCCTGACCGTCAACGAAAACGCCTCGCCCGACGTGCGGCGCGATTTCGAGCGGTATTTCAATCATGCGGTGCCCGACGGCTGGCGCGAGTTCGAGCACACGCTGGAAGGCCCCGACGACATGGCCGCCCACATCAAGGCGAGCGTGCTGGGGCCGTCGCTGCTGCTGCCCGTCAGCGGCGGACGGCTGGCGCTGGGCCGCTGGCAAGGCATTTTCCTGTGCGAGCACCGCGACCACGCCAGTGCGCGGCGGCTGGTCCTCACCTTGCAGGGCGAAGAGAAGCAGGCAGGAAAATAG
- a CDS encoding KPN_02809 family neutral zinc metallopeptidase: protein MDWRNLPGGGNIEDRRGGGGLPGGGLAVGGGIGGLILALIAYFFGIDPSVVTGGGQQQSPAQTQAQSQAQGGQAEDEDYQFADRIVASTDRTWTQIFQQSNRQYTKPTLVLFSRSVSSACGQASSATGPFYCPLDSKLYLDTSFFNLMQRQLGGGGDFAYSYVIAHEVGHHVQNELGIAEQVERKQRAARSEAEQNSYSVRLELQADCFAGVWGNSVKGREAANLTEDDVREAINTAAAIGDDTLQRQGQGMVVPDSFTHGTSQQRVNWFMRGFQTGNPNQCDTFSAAYNQL, encoded by the coding sequence ATGGATTGGAGAAACTTACCCGGCGGCGGCAACATCGAAGACAGGCGCGGAGGCGGCGGGCTGCCCGGCGGCGGCCTCGCGGTCGGCGGCGGCATCGGCGGCCTGATTCTGGCGCTCATCGCCTATTTTTTCGGCATTGACCCCAGCGTGGTGACCGGCGGCGGCCAGCAACAGTCCCCCGCCCAGACGCAGGCCCAATCGCAGGCGCAGGGCGGGCAGGCCGAAGACGAGGACTACCAGTTCGCCGACCGCATCGTGGCGAGCACCGACCGCACCTGGACACAGATTTTCCAGCAGTCGAACCGGCAGTACACCAAGCCTACGCTGGTGCTGTTCAGCCGCAGCGTCAGCAGCGCGTGTGGTCAGGCGTCGTCGGCCACCGGCCCCTTTTACTGCCCGCTCGACTCCAAGCTCTACCTCGACACCAGCTTCTTCAACCTGATGCAGCGCCAGCTCGGCGGCGGCGGCGACTTCGCTTACTCCTACGTGATTGCCCACGAGGTCGGGCACCACGTCCAGAACGAACTCGGCATCGCCGAGCAGGTGGAGCGCAAGCAGCGCGCGGCCCGCAGCGAGGCCGAACAGAACTCCTACAGCGTGCGCCTGGAACTCCAGGCCGACTGCTTCGCCGGGGTGTGGGGCAACAGCGTCAAGGGCCGCGAGGCGGCCAACCTGACCGAAGACGACGTCCGCGAGGCCATCAACACCGCCGCTGCGATTGGCGACGATACCTTGCAGCGTCAGGGCCAGGGAATGGTCGTGCCCGACTCCTTTACCCACGGCACCAGCCAGCAGCGCGTGAACTGGTTTATGCGCGGCTTCCAGACCGGCAACCCCAACCAGTGCGACACCTTCAGCGCGGCGTACAACCAGCTCTGA
- the nos gene encoding nitric oxide synthase oxygenase, which produces MSCPAAAVLTPDMRAFLRRFHEEMGEPGLPARLRAVEEAGLWWPTSAELTWGAKVAWRNSTRCVGRLYWEALSVRDLRELNTAQAVYEALLQHLDDAFCGGHIRPVISVFGPGVRLHNPQLIRYADDPINADFVDKLRRFGWQPRGERFEVLPLLIEVNGRAELFSLPPQAVQEVAITHPVCLGIGELGLRWHALPVISDMHLDIGGLHLPCAFSGWYVQTEIAARDLADVGRYDQLPAVARALGLDTSRERTLWRDRALVELNVAVLHSFDAAGVKLADHHTVTAHHVRFEEREARAGREVRGKWSWLVPPLSPATTPLWSRRYRAREESPRFVRARCPFHTPTVHASTGHAPTG; this is translated from the coding sequence ATGAGTTGCCCCGCTGCCGCCGTCCTCACCCCTGACATGCGGGCCTTTTTGCGCCGCTTTCACGAGGAAATGGGAGAACCCGGCCTCCCCGCCCGGCTGCGCGCGGTGGAGGAGGCGGGGCTGTGGTGGCCCACGTCCGCCGAGCTCACCTGGGGCGCGAAAGTGGCGTGGCGCAACTCTACCCGCTGCGTGGGGCGGCTGTACTGGGAAGCGCTCAGCGTGCGCGACCTGCGCGAGCTGAACACGGCGCAGGCGGTCTACGAGGCGCTGCTCCAGCATCTCGACGACGCCTTTTGCGGGGGGCACATCCGGCCTGTCATCAGCGTGTTCGGCCCCGGCGTGCGGCTGCACAACCCGCAGCTCATCCGCTACGCCGACGACCCCATCAACGCCGACTTCGTGGACAAACTCCGGCGCTTCGGCTGGCAACCACGGGGCGAGCGTTTCGAGGTGCTGCCGCTGCTCATTGAAGTGAATGGTCGAGCGGAACTGTTTTCCCTCCCTCCGCAGGCCGTGCAGGAAGTCGCCATCACCCACCCCGTCTGCCTCGGCATCGGCGAGCTGGGGCTGCGCTGGCACGCGCTGCCGGTCATCAGCGACATGCACCTGGACATCGGCGGGCTGCACCTGCCCTGCGCCTTCAGCGGGTGGTACGTGCAGACCGAGATTGCCGCCCGCGACCTCGCCGACGTAGGCCGTTATGACCAACTCCCCGCCGTCGCCCGCGCCCTGGGCCTGGACACCTCGCGCGAGCGCACGCTGTGGCGTGACCGGGCGCTGGTCGAGCTGAACGTGGCGGTGCTGCACTCCTTCGACGCCGCCGGGGTCAAGCTTGCCGACCATCACACCGTCACAGCGCACCACGTCCGTTTTGAGGAACGCGAGGCCCGCGCCGGGCGCGAGGTGCGCGGCAAGTGGTCGTGGCTGGTGCCACCGCTTTCGCCCGCCACCACGCCGCTGTGGAGTCGCCGCTACCGCGCCCGCGAGGAGTCGCCGCGCTTCGTGCGCGCCCGCTGCCCGTTTCATACCCCCACTGTTCATGCTTCAACCGGTCATGCCCCAACTGGGTAA